A genomic region of Planococcus kocurii contains the following coding sequences:
- a CDS encoding glycine betaine uptake BCCT transporter — protein MKKVTNVFWIVLALVLLAIGFGALAPDSFSEVTGNIESFLTTSFGWYYLLIVSIIVLFCLFFLISPMGQIKLGKDSDKPEFSFGTWIAMLFSAGMGIGLVFWGAAEPLSHYAIDSATAEPGTAEAMRESMRFSFFHWGIHAWAIYAVVALALAYAQFRKGEPGLISATLKPIFGDKMKGPWGTFVDVIAVFATVVGVATTLGFGAIQINGGLAYLFDGISEDSFSVQLVIIAIVTVLFMISAWSGLSKGIKYLSNTNMVLAVVLLLAVIILGPTLLIMNMFTDTIGTYFQNIVEMSFRAAPIDGENRAWIDGWTIFYWAWWISWSPFVGVFIARVSKGRTIRQFLLGVLMIPTFISFLWFAAFGTTAIDVQQSGVDLTGLLTEQTLFAVFNELPFGVILSVIAVFLITTFFVTSADSATFVLGMQTTGGSLYPQNTVKLTWGIAQSAIAVILLSTGGLDTLQTVLIIAAFPFSIIILLMMTSFYKAVTIEYKAIKRKR, from the coding sequence ATGAAAAAAGTAACCAATGTATTTTGGATTGTACTTGCGCTCGTATTGTTAGCCATTGGCTTTGGCGCGCTTGCACCTGATAGTTTTTCAGAAGTTACAGGGAATATAGAATCATTCCTGACAACTTCGTTTGGATGGTATTATTTATTAATTGTTTCCATCATCGTTTTGTTCTGTTTGTTTTTCCTCATCAGTCCGATGGGGCAAATCAAATTAGGGAAAGACTCAGACAAGCCTGAGTTTTCATTTGGAACGTGGATTGCCATGCTGTTTTCAGCAGGAATGGGAATTGGTTTGGTATTCTGGGGAGCGGCAGAACCGCTGTCGCATTACGCGATTGATTCAGCAACCGCTGAACCTGGAACCGCTGAAGCGATGCGTGAGTCAATGCGATTCAGCTTTTTCCACTGGGGTATTCATGCATGGGCGATTTATGCCGTTGTGGCATTAGCACTTGCATATGCTCAGTTCCGAAAAGGGGAACCTGGCTTGATTTCGGCAACGTTAAAACCGATATTTGGAGACAAGATGAAAGGACCATGGGGTACTTTTGTTGACGTCATTGCGGTTTTCGCAACAGTTGTCGGTGTCGCAACGACTCTTGGCTTTGGCGCTATCCAAATAAACGGCGGCCTTGCGTATTTGTTTGACGGAATCTCGGAAGATAGTTTTTCTGTTCAATTGGTCATCATTGCCATTGTGACGGTATTGTTTATGATTTCAGCTTGGTCTGGGCTAAGCAAAGGGATTAAATACTTGTCAAATACCAATATGGTGTTAGCTGTTGTACTATTGCTAGCCGTCATCATTCTTGGGCCAACCTTGTTGATCATGAATATGTTTACTGACACAATCGGTACGTATTTCCAAAACATCGTTGAAATGAGTTTCCGTGCAGCCCCAATCGATGGCGAAAATCGTGCGTGGATTGATGGCTGGACCATCTTTTACTGGGCTTGGTGGATTTCTTGGTCTCCATTTGTTGGTGTTTTCATCGCACGTGTTTCCAAAGGTCGGACAATTCGTCAATTCTTACTAGGCGTATTGATGATTCCAACGTTTATCAGTTTCCTTTGGTTTGCAGCTTTTGGTACAACAGCAATCGATGTGCAACAAAGCGGAGTGGATTTGACTGGATTATTGACAGAGCAAACTTTGTTTGCCGTATTTAATGAATTGCCGTTTGGCGTGATTTTATCTGTTATTGCCGTATTCTTAATCACTACGTTTTTTGTTACTTCTGCCGATTCGGCAACATTTGTTCTCGGTATGCAAACAACAGGTGGATCGTTATATCCTCAAAACACAGTAAAATTAACTTGGGGGATTGCACAATCAGCCATTGCGGTCATTTTACTCTCGACAGGTGGACTGGATACATTGCAAACAGTGCTAATCATTGCGGCGTTCCCGTTCTCGATTATTATCCTGCTCATGATGACATCCTTCTATAAAGCAGTAACAATTGAATACAAAGCAATTAAACGCAAACGTTAA
- a CDS encoding 5'-3' exonuclease, producing MEKPHVLLIDGMALLFRSFFATSAVNQYFRTTEGLATNGVQGFTRHVLAAKTMMKPTHMAVCWDMGSKTFRTDLFDGYKANRPAPPEDMVHQFDWAQEISEQLGWKNYGEAGIEADDFIGSFTKQWQGQVDFTIITGDKDMLQLLSPSVKIAFMKKGFHVYDVYTDDRFIEEYGIQPSQFADVKAFMGDPSDGYPGVKGIGPKTALQLIQTYGSTDGVLRAIDELKPAQKKKIEEHKEMLLLSKKLAVIKCDIQLDMPLEQLVVPSYTNDHIQLCRDQQLLLLAKQLEKNAEVTIDPWA from the coding sequence ATGGAAAAACCACATGTGTTATTAATAGATGGAATGGCTCTTTTGTTCCGGTCGTTTTTTGCAACCTCAGCAGTCAACCAATATTTCCGCACAACAGAAGGATTAGCGACAAATGGCGTTCAAGGATTTACGCGACACGTGCTAGCGGCTAAAACGATGATGAAACCGACACATATGGCCGTGTGCTGGGATATGGGATCTAAAACTTTCCGTACAGATCTTTTCGATGGCTATAAAGCCAATCGTCCGGCACCACCAGAAGACATGGTGCATCAGTTTGACTGGGCACAAGAAATTTCTGAGCAACTGGGTTGGAAAAATTATGGTGAAGCGGGGATTGAAGCAGATGACTTTATCGGGTCATTTACAAAGCAATGGCAGGGCCAAGTCGACTTTACCATCATTACCGGTGACAAAGATATGCTGCAACTATTATCGCCTTCTGTCAAAATTGCGTTTATGAAAAAAGGATTTCACGTTTACGATGTCTATACTGATGATCGATTTATTGAAGAGTATGGCATTCAGCCTTCGCAGTTTGCTGATGTTAAAGCGTTTATGGGTGACCCAAGCGATGGCTATCCTGGCGTTAAAGGGATTGGACCGAAGACGGCACTTCAGCTGATTCAAACGTACGGCTCGACTGATGGTGTACTAAGAGCCATCGACGAATTAAAACCGGCACAGAAAAAGAAAATTGAAGAACATAAAGAAATGCTGCTGCTATCAAAAAAACTGGCTGTCATCAAATGTGACATCCAGTTGGATATGCCGCTAGAGCAACTTGTTGTTCCTAGCTACACCAATGACCATATACAGTTATGTCGCGATCAACAATTATTGTTACTGGCTAAACAACTCGAAAAAAATGCCGAAGTTACGATCGATCCTTGGGCGTAA
- a CDS encoding SurA N-terminal domain-containing protein, which translates to MIKKWFLTIVLGGSMVALAACGDDTAKETEGEETPQEEVATDQESAEQPEMPEPDLKDIPDVVAEVNGEKIDKKEFESTYTGQFQQMAMQAQMSGQEVDQTQLKEQVAESLVAQELLVQETKNQKLSATEEQINTALEELAQQNGLKSSDELLTALEEQGVSKEEVMTQVESQVKIDQLVASETGEIKLTDKELQTYYDEAKAQQEESDGEEIPAFEEVKPQIEEQMKAQKESEATQALIAKLREKAEVTINL; encoded by the coding sequence ATGATTAAAAAATGGTTTTTAACAATTGTACTTGGAGGATCCATGGTAGCGTTAGCTGCTTGTGGTGATGATACTGCTAAAGAAACAGAAGGTGAAGAAACACCGCAAGAAGAGGTAGCAACCGATCAAGAAAGCGCGGAGCAACCAGAAATGCCTGAACCTGATTTGAAAGACATTCCTGATGTCGTAGCAGAAGTAAATGGAGAAAAAATCGATAAAAAAGAATTTGAATCGACCTATACTGGACAATTTCAACAGATGGCGATGCAAGCACAAATGTCTGGTCAAGAAGTCGATCAGACTCAGTTAAAAGAGCAAGTTGCTGAAAGCCTAGTGGCACAAGAATTGCTTGTTCAAGAAACGAAAAACCAAAAGTTATCGGCAACGGAAGAACAGATCAATACAGCGTTAGAAGAATTGGCTCAGCAAAATGGCCTTAAGTCGTCAGATGAGTTATTGACAGCACTTGAAGAGCAAGGCGTTTCTAAAGAAGAAGTAATGACTCAAGTAGAATCGCAAGTAAAAATTGATCAGCTGGTTGCATCAGAAACTGGCGAAATCAAACTAACGGATAAAGAACTACAAACTTACTATGATGAAGCAAAAGCACAGCAAGAAGAATCGGATGGCGAAGAAATTCCAGCATTTGAAGAAGTCAAGCCACAGATTGAAGAGCAAATGAAGGCGCAAAAAGAAAGTGAAGCCACACAAGCGTTAATCGCAAAACTTCGCGAAAAAGCAGAAGTCACCATTAATTTATAA
- a CDS encoding thioredoxin family protein — protein sequence MKSLSTNEQFNEAINGEQPVIVKFQAGWCPDCRRMDMFIDPIVEEYNQYQWVDVNRDELPELAEKYDVMGIPSLLIFKNGEKTAHLHSANAKSPESVTEFLNDQKE from the coding sequence ATGAAATCACTTTCTACGAACGAACAATTTAACGAAGCTATAAACGGCGAACAACCGGTAATCGTAAAATTTCAAGCTGGTTGGTGCCCAGACTGCAGAAGAATGGATATGTTTATCGATCCAATCGTCGAAGAATACAACCAATACCAATGGGTAGACGTTAACCGCGATGAACTTCCAGAACTTGCTGAAAAATATGACGTAATGGGTATTCCAAGTCTATTGATTTTCAAAAACGGCGAGAAAACAGCTCATCTTCACAGCGCTAACGCAAAATCACCTGAATCTGTTACAGAATTTTTGAACGACCAAAAAGAGTAG